Proteins from one Pontibacter korlensis genomic window:
- a CDS encoding YceI family protein yields the protein MATTKWVVDPTHSEVQFKVKHLMISTVTGYFTKFNAEVETEGDDFTKATSIVFTADVDSINTNNEQRDTHLKSADFFDAENHNQVRFEGKSFEKVGEDEYKLHGDLTIRNTTKPVTVNVEFGGVVVDPYGQTKAGFTVTGKINRKDFGLTWNAVTEAGSVVVSDEIKLNSDIQLVKQG from the coding sequence ATGGCAACTACAAAGTGGGTAGTAGACCCAACGCACAGCGAAGTACAGTTTAAAGTTAAGCACCTGATGATTTCTACCGTAACGGGATACTTTACCAAGTTTAATGCAGAGGTAGAGACAGAAGGTGATGACTTTACTAAAGCTACCAGCATTGTGTTTACAGCCGATGTAGACTCTATTAACACCAATAACGAGCAGCGTGATACGCACTTGAAGTCTGCTGATTTTTTCGATGCAGAGAACCACAACCAGGTTAGGTTTGAAGGTAAAAGCTTTGAGAAGGTAGGGGAGGATGAGTATAAGCTACATGGCGACCTGACCATCCGCAACACTACGAAACCTGTAACAGTAAATGTTGAGTTTGGCGGAGTTGTAGTAGACCCTTACGGACAGACGAAGGCTGGCTTTACAGTTACTGGTAAGATCAACCGTAAAGATTTTGGCTTAACCTGGAATGCTGTAACGGAGGCAGGTAGTGTGGTGGTTAGCGACGAGATAAAGCTAAACAGCGACATTCAGCTGGTAAAGCAAGGCTAA
- a CDS encoding DUF4168 domain-containing protein — MVFIKKGTITAALAMATMCFGSAALAQEAATPDGTAQEQTQQYTDEELQQFVDANTSVTEIQKASRDTMVAVIEDNDLTLARFNELAKAHRAQKLDEVAENTEEIAAFSNAAQEVVKLQPETREKIQQAIEAKGLTREKYDALMKAYKEDPAVQEQIRKLVAGK; from the coding sequence ATGGTATTCATTAAGAAAGGGACAATCACAGCTGCACTTGCCATGGCAACTATGTGCTTCGGAAGTGCAGCCCTTGCTCAGGAGGCAGCCACCCCAGATGGTACAGCCCAGGAGCAGACTCAGCAGTATACTGATGAAGAACTACAGCAGTTTGTAGATGCAAACACCAGTGTAACGGAAATTCAAAAAGCCAGCCGCGACACCATGGTAGCCGTAATTGAGGACAACGACCTTACGCTTGCTCGATTCAACGAACTGGCAAAAGCACACCGAGCCCAGAAGCTGGATGAGGTGGCAGAAAACACGGAAGAGATAGCTGCTTTTAGCAATGCTGCACAGGAGGTTGTTAAACTACAGCCTGAAACCAGAGAAAAAATACAACAGGCTATTGAAGCAAAAGGCCTGACACGTGAAAAATATGATGCCTTGATGAAGGCATATAAAGAGGATCCTGCTGTGCAGGAACAGATAAGAAAACTAGTAGCAGGAAAATAA